The following coding sequences are from one Malaciobacter pacificus window:
- a CDS encoding response regulator transcription factor: MLKTVRNIRKLYNAKLLFISSDKKISETIDTEFDDYFKELKLATNKEDALELACSNTYDMVIVDTNIEGISFSELCSELSQVAPTLPKVIISDSEDNEDIVTAVNYGAYTFLSKPLRPKDIKLSVIMCLNQTKRGDKIEFDQGIYFDEYRDQFFRPGGALIDFTRLEKSFLKLLIAKRNEIVDYDTIKDVVWKGKDMSIYTMRNIVNKIRQKTYYEIIRNHSNKGYTVGISKS, encoded by the coding sequence ATGTTAAAAACTGTAAGAAATATAAGAAAACTATATAATGCAAAGTTACTTTTCATAAGTAGTGATAAAAAAATCAGTGAAACTATTGATACTGAATTTGATGACTATTTTAAAGAATTAAAATTAGCAACAAATAAAGAAGATGCATTAGAATTAGCTTGTTCTAATACTTATGATATGGTTATTGTAGATACAAATATTGAAGGAATAAGTTTTTCTGAGCTTTGTTCAGAATTAAGCCAAGTTGCTCCAACTTTACCTAAAGTTATAATTTCAGATTCAGAAGATAATGAAGATATTGTAACAGCAGTGAATTATGGTGCCTATACATTTTTATCAAAACCTTTAAGACCAAAAGACATTAAGCTATCAGTAATAATGTGTTTAAATCAAACTAAAAGGGGTGATAAAATTGAATTTGATCAAGGTATTTATTTTGATGAATATAGAGATCAGTTTTTTAGACCTGGTGGAGCTTTAATTGATTTTACAAGATTAGAAAAATCTTTCTTAAAATTATTAATTGCTAAGAGAAATGAAATTGTAGATTATGATACAATTAAAGATGTGGTTTGGAAAGGTAAGGATATGTCAATTTATACAATGAGAAATATTGTTAATAAAATCAGACAAAAAACTTACTATGAAATTATAAGAAATCACTCAAATAAAGGTTACACTGTAGGTATTTCTAAATCTTAG
- a CDS encoding ComEC/Rec2 family competence protein, with translation MFIFTKKDNIYIVNILFITIFFILNLSIYYSKYLDIKYEEVYKDKVQVLNIYKKKDFNILKLSASNYNFFTSVPKDLVLDKLDHISIVFITKELTFYDFLKGFYTKTINVEKLNIKTKRQDISKYISSLHENDLISQLFNALFLAIPVNSELREVFTNYSISHLIALSGFHIVVLSFIVYWIVYYPYFILQKKYFPYRNRKSDILIITFILIFLYLIFTGFVPSLVRAFIMLMIGFVILRSNIKLFSFKTLGMTFLIAISFFPNFLFSIGFWFSIGAVFYIFLYLQYFKHINKYVSFIFFNIWIFLVFNPIVHFFYENTTLEQLLSPILTIAFTLLYPIEIILHIMGFGNLLDTYLLDFINYEFDVYQKYTNLNFLLLFIFLSIFSIFSKKIFYALNILISVYNIYLFLL, from the coding sequence ATGTTTATTTTTACTAAAAAAGACAATATTTACATAGTAAATATTCTGTTTATTACTATCTTTTTTATTTTAAATCTATCAATATATTATTCAAAGTATTTAGATATAAAGTATGAAGAAGTATATAAAGATAAGGTACAAGTACTAAATATTTATAAAAAGAAAGATTTTAATATATTAAAATTAAGTGCATCAAATTATAACTTTTTTACATCTGTACCAAAAGATTTAGTTTTAGATAAACTTGATCATATTTCAATTGTTTTTATAACAAAAGAGTTAACTTTTTATGATTTTCTCAAAGGTTTTTATACAAAAACAATAAATGTGGAAAAATTAAATATCAAAACTAAAAGACAAGATATATCAAAATATATATCCTCTTTACACGAAAATGATTTAATATCTCAACTTTTTAATGCTCTTTTTTTAGCAATACCTGTAAACTCTGAATTAAGGGAAGTATTTACAAATTATTCAATAAGTCATTTGATTGCATTATCTGGTTTTCATATCGTAGTTTTGAGTTTTATTGTATATTGGATAGTATATTATCCATATTTTATTCTTCAAAAAAAGTATTTTCCTTATAGAAATAGAAAGTCTGATATTTTAATTATTACATTTATATTGATTTTTTTATATTTAATTTTTACAGGTTTTGTTCCTTCACTTGTTAGAGCATTTATTATGCTTATGATAGGATTTGTAATATTACGTTCAAATATAAAGCTTTTTTCTTTTAAAACATTAGGTATGACTTTTTTAATTGCAATATCATTTTTCCCCAATTTTCTGTTTTCTATTGGATTTTGGTTTTCAATAGGAGCAGTTTTTTATATATTTTTATATTTACAATACTTTAAACATATTAATAAATATGTTAGTTTTATATTTTTTAATATTTGGATATTTTTAGTTTTTAATCCAATTGTTCATTTTTTTTATGAAAATACAACTTTAGAACAATTGTTATCTCCTATTTTAACTATCGCTTTCACATTGTTATATCCAATTGAAATAATTTTACATATTATGGGTTTTGGTAATTTACTTGACACTTATTTATTAGATTTTATAAATTATGAATTTGATGTTTATCAAAAGTATACAAATTTGAATTTTTTATTACTATTTATTTTTTTATCAATATTTTCAATATTTAGCAAAAAAATATTTTATGCTTTAAATATTTTAATAAGTGTTTATAATATTTATTTGTTTTTATTATAA
- a CDS encoding adenylyltransferase/cytidyltransferase family protein: MKRILTFGTFDIFHYGHLKILERAAKYADELIVGVSSDDLNFRKKGRKPLYSQEERMRIVKSLNFVTDVFLEESLELKRDYLLFYQADCLIMGCDWTGKFDEFSDICKVLYLPRTPDISTTELIQKIKLL; encoded by the coding sequence ATGAAAAGAATTCTAACTTTTGGTACTTTTGATATTTTTCATTATGGACATTTAAAAATTTTAGAAAGAGCTGCAAAATATGCAGATGAGTTGATCGTTGGAGTCTCTTCAGATGATTTAAATTTTAGGAAAAAGGGTAGAAAACCTTTATATTCTCAAGAAGAGAGAATGAGAATTGTTAAGTCTTTAAATTTTGTTACAGATGTATTTTTGGAAGAATCATTAGAATTAAAAAGAGATTATCTTTTATTTTATCAAGCAGATTGTTTAATTATGGGATGTGATTGGACTGGAAAGTTTGATGAGTTTAGTGATATTTGTAAAGTTCTATATTTACCTAGAACACCTGATATATCAACAACTGAGTTGATACAAAAAATTAAATTATTATAA
- the lgt gene encoding prolipoprotein diacylglyceryl transferase — protein MQYWQNIYSNFDPVAFNLGPVSVHWYGIMYALALISAIFIAKWFIKHDKLPISNDLFDSYIWWAEIGVILGARIGYIIFYDPNSLYYLTHPWQIFNPYVNGEYVGISGMSYHGALFGFIIASLLFCKKNKVSFWFLADISVLGISAAYVFGRLGNFFNQELIGRTTDVSWGIYIDGVLRHPSQIYEAILEGLVVFAILVYFRNKKSFDGQLALMYGALYSIARIIAEFFRQPDVQLGFLWGEWLTMGILQSGIVLTICMVVYLNLKKINS, from the coding sequence ATGCAGTATTGGCAAAATATATACTCAAATTTTGATCCTGTTGCTTTTAATTTAGGTCCCGTATCAGTTCACTGGTATGGGATTATGTATGCTTTAGCTTTAATTTCTGCAATATTTATCGCGAAATGGTTTATCAAACATGATAAGCTACCTATATCTAATGATTTATTTGATTCATATATTTGGTGGGCAGAAATTGGTGTAATTTTAGGTGCAAGAATTGGTTATATAATATTTTATGACCCTAATAGTCTTTATTATTTAACTCATCCTTGGCAAATATTTAACCCCTACGTTAATGGTGAATATGTAGGAATCTCAGGTATGAGTTACCATGGTGCTTTATTTGGATTTATTATTGCATCATTACTATTTTGCAAAAAAAACAAGGTTTCTTTTTGGTTTTTAGCTGATATTTCTGTATTAGGTATATCAGCAGCTTATGTATTTGGAAGATTAGGGAATTTTTTCAATCAAGAGCTAATTGGTCGAACAACTGATGTTTCATGGGGTATTTATATAGATGGTGTATTAAGGCATCCTTCTCAAATATATGAAGCAATATTGGAAGGTTTAGTTGTTTTTGCTATATTAGTTTACTTTAGAAACAAAAAAAGTTTTGATGGGCAACTAGCATTAATGTACGGTGCTTTATATTCAATTGCCAGAATTATTGCAGAATTCTTCAGACAACCTGATGTACAATTGGGTTTTTTATGGGGAGAGTGGCTTACAATGGGAATATTACAATCGGGAATAGTACTTACTATTTGTATGGTTGTTTATTTAAATTTAAAAAAAATAAATAGTTAA
- a CDS encoding exonuclease domain-containing protein produces the protein MAYYVLFDTETTGNQEEDRVIQFGGMIVDQKGKVEAYDEFCSSDVEIKLEAMEVHNITPDLIVGKPTATETTFYKRLEELNTPDNFLIAHNIKFDMGMIQKEGFVNQYQIIDTLRCAKHLFPELPYHRLQYIRYALELYKVEQAEAAKHNITIKAHDAIGDVLVMKLFLTKLVGKCREIYPDYNPIEKLVDLTKTPVMIKTFRFGKYRNRDIAEVAQEDPGYLNWMRSSMTDLDEDLKYTLDKILG, from the coding sequence ATGGCTTATTACGTACTGTTTGATACTGAAACTACAGGAAATCAAGAAGAAGATAGAGTTATACAATTTGGTGGTATGATTGTAGATCAAAAAGGAAAAGTAGAAGCTTATGATGAGTTTTGTTCAAGTGATGTTGAAATCAAGCTTGAAGCTATGGAAGTTCATAATATTACTCCTGATTTAATTGTTGGTAAACCAACTGCCACTGAAACTACTTTTTATAAAAGATTAGAAGAATTAAATACTCCTGATAACTTCTTAATTGCACATAATATCAAGTTTGATATGGGAATGATTCAAAAAGAAGGATTTGTAAATCAATATCAAATTATAGATACATTAAGATGTGCTAAACATTTATTTCCTGAGCTTCCTTATCATAGATTACAATACATCAGATATGCACTAGAGCTATACAAAGTTGAACAAGCAGAAGCAGCTAAACATAATATCACGATAAAAGCTCACGATGCTATTGGTGATGTTTTAGTTATGAAGCTATTTTTAACAAAACTTGTTGGAAAATGTAGAGAAATTTATCCTGATTATAATCCAATTGAAAAACTTGTTGACTTAACAAAAACACCAGTTATGATTAAAACATTTAGATTTGGTAAATATAGAAATAGAGATATTGCTGAAGTGGCACAAGAAGACCCAGGATACCTAAACTGGATGAGAAGTTCTATGACTGATTTAGATGAGGATTTAAAATATACATTAGATAAAATTTTAGGATAA
- a CDS encoding CatB-related O-acetyltransferase codes for MKDINYISKDAKIGKKTILNAPVRLVGNAVVKHSCEVGSYTFINSGTTLFPGTKMGKFCSIGKNCELGAFDHPTTWLSSSAIQYNLKLHFPDYVDDFEQKKIVRPSETIFGNDVWVGSLAIVKRGLTIGDGAIIAGGSVVVKDVPPYAIVGGVPAKVLKYRFDEETIERLKKVKWWDMSISKLKDISFDNISEALDQLEKRKED; via the coding sequence TTGAAAGATATTAATTATATATCTAAAGATGCAAAAATAGGTAAGAAAACGATTTTAAATGCACCTGTTAGATTAGTCGGTAATGCTGTTGTTAAGCATTCTTGTGAAGTAGGGAGTTATACTTTTATCAATTCTGGAACAACATTATTTCCTGGAACAAAAATGGGTAAATTTTGTTCTATTGGTAAAAATTGTGAATTAGGGGCGTTTGATCATCCAACTACTTGGCTTAGTTCTTCTGCTATTCAATATAATTTAAAATTACATTTTCCAGATTATGTAGATGATTTTGAGCAAAAAAAGATTGTAAGACCTAGTGAAACAATATTTGGAAATGATGTGTGGGTTGGTTCTTTAGCTATTGTTAAAAGAGGACTTACTATTGGTGATGGGGCTATTATTGCTGGTGGATCTGTTGTTGTTAAAGATGTTCCCCCTTATGCAATTGTAGGTGGAGTGCCAGCAAAAGTTCTTAAATATAGATTTGATGAAGAAACTATTGAACGACTAAAAAAAGTTAAGTGGTGGGATATGTCAATATCCAAACTAAAGGATATTTCATTTGACAATATAAGTGAAGCATTAGATCAATTGGAAAAAAGAAAAGAAGATTAA
- a CDS encoding gamma-glutamylcyclotransferase, with product MYLFGFGSLINLSSAQKSFERKLSQNDLIPIKIKGYKKVWNSIENIDFEDMKNANGIFLNLQEDKDKIALGVVIKITDKELELLKLREKNYSCITIKKENILNNSNIDEDLIAFMTTNEEKIAKVGCHNCYIPAKYIDLVRTALNNYSANYKKEFEEETFSNYPFLLKEGTYNFSDPIQNKFAKEGVEK from the coding sequence ATGTATTTATTTGGCTTTGGATCTTTAATAAATTTAAGTAGTGCACAAAAATCATTTGAGCGAAAATTGAGCCAAAATGATTTGATACCTATAAAAATAAAAGGTTATAAAAAAGTTTGGAATTCAATAGAAAATATTGATTTTGAAGATATGAAAAATGCTAATGGCATTTTTTTAAATCTTCAAGAAGATAAAGATAAAATAGCTTTAGGAGTTGTAATAAAAATTACAGATAAAGAGTTAGAACTTTTAAAACTTAGAGAAAAAAACTACTCTTGTATAACAATCAAAAAAGAAAATATTTTAAATAACTCTAATATTGATGAAGATTTAATTGCTTTTATGACTACAAATGAAGAAAAAATTGCAAAAGTCGGATGTCATAATTGTTATATACCTGCTAAATATATTGACTTAGTTAGAACTGCCTTAAATAATTACTCAGCAAATTATAAAAAAGAGTTTGAAGAGGAAACTTTTAGTAATTACCCTTTTTTATTAAAAGAAGGAACTTACAATTTTAGTGACCCCATTCAAAATAAATTTGCCAAAGAGGGTGTTGAAAAGTAG
- a CDS encoding (Fe-S)-binding protein translates to MSINKFNYTAISDDCVKCGKCKPVCTIFNINQDEATSPRGFIDLLGAYERDELELDQNAKDIFESCFLCTNCVEVCPNDLPTDMIIEQVRSDIAKKYGIAWYKRMFFWLLRHRKTMDLLSKMGWMFQTCALKIDKSKQSAEPRFSLPIVKKDRALPFADMRSFLNKYPQLIKAKNKVETIDKKNKVAIFIGCMSNYTYTNTGDSLVKILKKLELDIFIPKKQLCCGAPAYFTGDFDTVDYLAKKNIEYFESWIDDVDAVIIPEATCSAMINQDWEHYFHDQPEWKARAVKLSKKIFLATKWLENNTELKNMLASSGKQMEQVVTYHDPCHAKKMQGVWQEPRNLLKQNYVMTEMSDSNRCCGFGGVTMQTEKYHFAKAAGAPKAAMIKETKAQIVSAECSACRMQITNSLYQANVDVVFKNPIELIAEALED, encoded by the coding sequence GTGTCAATTAATAAATTTAACTATACTGCAATCAGTGATGATTGTGTAAAATGTGGTAAATGTAAACCCGTGTGTACAATATTTAATATAAATCAAGATGAAGCAACTTCTCCTAGAGGTTTTATTGATTTATTAGGTGCTTATGAAAGAGATGAGTTAGAACTAGATCAAAATGCAAAAGATATTTTTGAATCATGTTTTTTATGTACAAACTGTGTTGAAGTATGTCCAAATGACTTGCCAACTGATATGATTATTGAGCAAGTAAGAAGTGATATTGCAAAAAAATATGGAATTGCTTGGTATAAAAGAATGTTCTTTTGGTTATTAAGACATAGAAAAACTATGGATTTATTATCTAAAATGGGATGGATGTTCCAAACATGTGCTTTAAAAATAGATAAAAGTAAGCAATCTGCAGAACCTAGATTTAGCTTACCAATTGTTAAAAAAGATAGAGCTTTACCATTTGCTGATATGAGAAGTTTTTTAAATAAATACCCTCAGTTAATAAAAGCAAAAAACAAAGTTGAAACAATTGATAAGAAAAACAAAGTTGCAATTTTTATTGGTTGTATGAGTAACTATACATATACAAATACAGGAGATTCTTTAGTAAAGATTCTTAAAAAACTTGAACTAGATATTTTTATTCCTAAAAAACAATTATGTTGTGGAGCACCAGCTTATTTTACTGGTGATTTTGATACAGTAGATTATTTAGCAAAAAAAAATATTGAATATTTTGAATCTTGGATTGATGATGTAGATGCAGTAATTATTCCTGAAGCTACATGTTCTGCAATGATTAATCAAGATTGGGAACACTATTTCCATGATCAACCTGAGTGGAAAGCTAGAGCAGTTAAATTATCAAAGAAGATTTTTTTAGCAACTAAATGGCTAGAAAATAATACAGAGTTAAAAAATATGCTTGCAAGTTCTGGAAAACAAATGGAACAAGTTGTTACTTACCATGATCCATGTCATGCTAAAAAAATGCAAGGTGTTTGGCAAGAACCAAGAAACTTATTAAAACAAAACTATGTAATGACTGAAATGAGTGATTCTAATAGATGTTGTGGTTTTGGTGGTGTTACTATGCAAACAGAAAAATATCACTTCGCAAAAGCAGCAGGTGCACCAAAAGCAGCTATGATTAAAGAAACAAAAGCACAAATTGTAAGTGCTGAATGTTCTGCATGTAGAATGCAAATTACAAACTCTTTATATCAAGCTAATGTTGATGTAGTATTTAAAAATCCAATTGAATTAATTGCTGAGGCATTAGAAGATTAA
- a CDS encoding CDP-glycerol glycerophosphotransferase family protein yields MNYKNCEVVVFFSGGVNSFYQIQQWEKPFEELSKKHKVLYVITDYEVYIKYINEQKLECIYIETFTDLIEFYQNNEFPIVLYVNNSLKNFQSIRYSRGYHIHLNHGESEKESMRSNQSQAYDYVFTVGQRGVDRYKEYLLNFDKKKFIQIGRPQLDFVSKLQFNKKKNQKVILYAPTWEATHPSMNYTSVPKYGVQLVKKILENEKNILIYKPHSALGTRNEDAKLAHEEIVNIINQSKKAHYMPEQNINDVFTIVDFTFFDNTSVMIDYLYTDKPAAYIEVLADQSINMLSQAFVTINEKNFLNLNEILKTELSSDTNKEKRNEIKKNYLGNYKKGGSTKKFINNITKYIKKRSKKIKDILK; encoded by the coding sequence TTGAATTATAAAAATTGTGAAGTAGTAGTGTTTTTTTCTGGAGGTGTTAATTCTTTTTATCAAATACAACAATGGGAAAAACCTTTTGAAGAGTTAAGTAAAAAACATAAAGTTTTGTATGTAATCACAGATTATGAAGTTTATATAAAATATATAAATGAACAAAAATTAGAATGTATATATATAGAAACATTTACAGATTTAATTGAGTTTTATCAAAATAATGAATTCCCAATAGTTTTATATGTAAATAATTCATTAAAAAATTTCCAATCTATAAGATATAGTAGAGGTTATCATATACATTTAAATCATGGAGAAAGTGAAAAAGAATCTATGCGTTCTAATCAATCTCAAGCTTATGATTATGTATTTACAGTAGGACAAAGAGGAGTTGATAGATATAAAGAATATCTATTGAATTTTGATAAAAAGAAGTTTATACAAATAGGTAGGCCTCAACTTGATTTTGTTAGTAAGTTACAATTTAATAAAAAAAAGAATCAAAAGGTTATTCTTTATGCACCAACATGGGAGGCAACTCATCCTAGCATGAATTACACTTCAGTTCCTAAATATGGTGTACAGCTGGTAAAAAAGATTTTAGAAAATGAAAAAAATATATTAATCTATAAGCCTCATTCTGCACTTGGAACAAGAAATGAAGATGCAAAATTAGCCCATGAAGAAATAGTGAATATTATCAATCAGTCTAAAAAGGCTCATTATATGCCTGAACAAAATATCAATGATGTTTTTACAATTGTAGATTTTACTTTTTTTGATAACACTTCAGTAATGATTGATTATTTGTATACAGATAAGCCAGCTGCATATATAGAAGTCTTAGCAGATCAATCTATAAATATGCTTTCACAAGCATTTGTAACTATTAATGAAAAAAATTTTTTAAATTTAAATGAAATATTGAAAACTGAATTAAGTAGTGATACAAATAAAGAAAAAAGAAATGAGATTAAAAAGAATTACTTAGGTAATTATAAAAAAGGAGGAAGTACAAAAAAATTTATTAATAACATAACTAAATATATCAAGAAAAGAAGTAAAAAAATAAAAGATATTTTAAAATAA
- the rraA gene encoding ribonuclease E activity regulator RraA, which translates to MGFFTADLCDNYCEQLEVLGPNFKSYGGTRKFQGEVVTVKLDKNNKDLAQYLKNNDGTGKIVVVDVGERYFAVVGDNLMKFATDSKFEGIIVNGYVRDTLITKDFDTGLLAKGTCPRKYSPQQDGEIGVTINIDGVDIENGNYIYVDTDGIVVAKEKIV; encoded by the coding sequence ATGGGATTTTTTACTGCAGATTTATGTGATAATTATTGTGAACAATTAGAAGTTTTAGGACCAAATTTTAAATCATATGGTGGAACAAGAAAATTTCAAGGTGAGGTTGTTACAGTAAAATTAGATAAAAATAATAAAGATTTAGCCCAATATTTAAAAAACAACGATGGTACAGGAAAAATTGTTGTTGTTGATGTTGGTGAGAGATATTTTGCTGTAGTTGGTGATAATTTAATGAAATTTGCAACAGATAGTAAATTTGAGGGAATTATAGTTAATGGATACGTTAGAGATACTTTAATTACTAAAGATTTTGATACAGGTTTATTAGCTAAAGGTACTTGTCCTAGAAAATACTCTCCACAGCAAGATGGTGAAATTGGAGTTACAATTAATATTGATGGTGTTGATATTGAAAATGGCAATTATATTTATGTTGATACAGATGGAATTGTTGTAGCAAAAGAGAAAATAGTGTAA
- the ovoA gene encoding 5-histidylcysteine sulfoxide synthase, which translates to MNYRSQTINLSVGTIEEKREEIKEYFLQTYELDEKLFDLLKEKDFIYKQPNRLRHPLVFYYGHTATFFVNKLILANILKDRVNKDFESIFAIGVDEMSWDDLESKHYKWPTFEEIKEYRAQVKEIVLNLIDTIEFTMPINWESPMWIIMMGIEHENIHIETSSVLLRELDIKYLSTDEIFEYGEEQSEEYPQNELCVVKGGDVVIEKDRANPIYYGWDNEFSFHKATIKDFKASKYLVSNGEFLEFVKEGGYNKPELFSKEGKEWLDFTQAKHPTFWIKEDGKYFLREINRIVPLPLNYPVDINVYEAEAFCKYKSQKLGFEVRLPSEDEYYRLNDYVNAQVKVENGEANIGLKQFNQSPVDKYKFDEFYDVVGNVWQWSITPTYPFDGFETHPIYDDFTTPTFDDRHALIKGGSFISLGNEILREARYAFRKHFFQHAGFRYVKSDNEYRTKLNDNVYETDELISQYCEFHYGAENFGVKNFCVNSVESLKPYLKDIDNKKALDLGCSVGRSTFELAKTFDEVMGIDFSANFINVGVKLKKYDSLIYKVKKEGELFDEKSVSLEELGLEDIKNKVSFMQGDACNLKDIYTGYDLIFCSNLIDRLYYPKKFLDDIPSRINDNGLLVLLSPYTWLEEYTPKQNWLGGYIKDNKEVYTLDTLKTELSDFELLDTIDVPFVIKETNRKYQHTISQMTIWKKKA; encoded by the coding sequence ATGAATTATAGATCTCAGACTATAAATTTAAGTGTTGGTACTATTGAAGAAAAAAGAGAAGAGATTAAAGAATATTTTTTACAAACTTATGAATTAGATGAAAAACTTTTTGACTTACTAAAAGAGAAGGATTTTATATATAAACAACCAAATAGACTAAGACATCCCTTAGTTTTTTACTATGGACATACTGCAACATTTTTTGTAAATAAATTAATACTAGCAAATATACTAAAAGATAGAGTTAATAAAGATTTTGAATCAATATTTGCTATTGGTGTTGATGAAATGAGTTGGGATGATTTAGAATCAAAACACTACAAATGGCCAACTTTCGAAGAGATTAAAGAGTATAGAGCACAAGTAAAAGAAATAGTATTAAATTTAATAGATACGATTGAGTTTACGATGCCTATAAATTGGGAATCTCCTATGTGGATTATTATGATGGGAATTGAACATGAGAATATTCATATAGAGACTTCTTCAGTACTACTGCGAGAACTAGATATTAAATATTTATCAACTGATGAAATATTTGAATATGGAGAAGAACAAAGTGAAGAATATCCACAAAATGAACTTTGTGTTGTCAAAGGTGGAGATGTTGTCATTGAAAAAGATAGAGCAAATCCAATTTACTATGGTTGGGATAATGAATTCTCTTTCCACAAAGCAACAATCAAAGATTTTAAAGCTTCTAAATACTTAGTTTCAAATGGTGAGTTTTTAGAGTTTGTGAAAGAGGGTGGATATAATAAACCTGAATTATTCTCAAAAGAAGGAAAAGAGTGGTTAGATTTCACTCAAGCTAAGCATCCAACTTTTTGGATAAAAGAGGATGGAAAATATTTTTTAAGAGAAATTAATAGAATAGTGCCATTACCTCTTAACTATCCAGTAGATATTAATGTTTATGAAGCAGAGGCATTTTGTAAATATAAATCACAAAAGTTAGGCTTTGAAGTTAGACTTCCAAGTGAAGATGAATATTATAGATTAAATGATTATGTAAATGCTCAAGTAAAAGTTGAAAATGGGGAAGCTAACATAGGATTAAAACAGTTCAATCAAAGTCCTGTTGATAAATATAAGTTTGATGAGTTTTATGATGTAGTTGGAAATGTATGGCAATGGTCTATTACTCCAACTTATCCATTTGATGGATTTGAAACACATCCTATATATGACGATTTTACAACACCAACTTTTGATGATAGACATGCACTTATAAAAGGTGGATCTTTTATTTCACTAGGAAATGAGATCTTAAGAGAAGCAAGATATGCATTTAGAAAGCATTTCTTCCAACATGCAGGATTTAGATACGTGAAATCAGACAATGAATATAGAACAAAATTAAACGACAATGTATACGAAACAGATGAACTTATTTCTCAATATTGTGAGTTCCATTATGGAGCAGAAAACTTTGGAGTTAAAAACTTCTGTGTAAACTCAGTTGAGAGTTTAAAACCATATTTAAAAGATATTGATAATAAAAAAGCTTTAGATTTAGGATGTTCAGTAGGTAGGTCAACATTTGAACTAGCTAAAACTTTTGATGAAGTTATGGGAATTGATTTTAGTGCAAACTTTATTAATGTTGGAGTTAAATTAAAAAAATATGATTCTTTAATTTATAAAGTTAAAAAAGAGGGCGAGTTATTTGATGAAAAGTCAGTTTCTTTAGAAGAACTTGGATTGGAAGATATTAAAAATAAAGTATCATTTATGCAAGGTGATGCTTGTAATTTAAAAGATATTTATACAGGGTATGACTTAATATTCTGCTCAAACCTAATAGATAGGTTATATTATCCAAAAAAATTCCTAGATGATATTCCAAGTAGAATAAATGATAATGGACTTTTAGTTTTACTAAGTCCTTATACTTGGCTTGAAGAATATACTCCAAAACAAAACTGGCTTGGTGGATATATTAAAGATAATAAAGAAGTATATACTTTAGATACACTAAAAACTGAATTATCTGATTTTGAATTACTAGATACTATTGATGTACCTTTTGTAATCAAAGAAACTAATAGAAAATATCAACATACAATTTCACAAATGACAATTTGGAAGAAAAAAGCTTAG